One genomic region from Curtobacterium sp. 9128 encodes:
- a CDS encoding FAD-dependent oxidoreductase has translation MSSDQTTTHVVIGGGVVGAATAHALATRGERVLLLEQHGRGHHLGSSHGATRIFRQGYADPEYVALTTRALERWDALETASGETLLDRTGAVDHGRPEVVDAIAAALSDAGIPHETLTQEAAAARWPGLAFEGHVLAHATAGRIRSADAIEVFLTLAERTGLAELRFDTRVTGIEDHGDTVTISSTEPDGTVLRTTTRSVVAAAGSWAPALVGDLLAARGASLPAIRVTQEQPAHFPSHLADDAWPSFVHYPLDGGDVYGLLTPGEGVKVGFHGTGPVVDPDARDFTAVPEELKRLQAYVARFVPGVDPTEPSPISCLYDNSPDDDFVMDRRGPITVATGFSGHGFKFAPLLGEMLADLATGGAPHPRFALA, from the coding sequence ATGTCCTCGGACCAGACCACCACCCACGTCGTCATCGGCGGCGGGGTCGTCGGCGCCGCGACCGCCCACGCCCTCGCGACCCGCGGCGAGCGCGTCCTGCTCCTCGAGCAGCACGGTCGCGGACACCACCTCGGCTCGTCCCACGGCGCGACGCGGATCTTCCGGCAGGGGTACGCAGACCCTGAGTACGTCGCGCTCACCACGCGCGCACTCGAACGATGGGACGCGCTCGAGACCGCGAGCGGCGAGACGCTGCTCGACCGGACCGGTGCCGTCGACCACGGTCGGCCCGAGGTCGTCGACGCGATCGCCGCGGCGCTGTCCGACGCCGGCATCCCCCACGAGACCCTGACCCAGGAGGCCGCAGCAGCACGGTGGCCCGGGCTCGCCTTCGAGGGGCACGTCCTCGCGCACGCCACCGCCGGCCGGATCCGTTCCGCCGACGCGATCGAGGTCTTCCTCACGCTCGCCGAGCGGACCGGCCTCGCCGAACTCCGGTTCGACACCAGGGTCACCGGGATCGAGGACCACGGCGACACGGTCACCATCTCGTCCACCGAGCCAGACGGAACGGTCCTGCGGACGACGACCCGGTCCGTGGTCGCGGCCGCGGGGTCGTGGGCTCCCGCGCTGGTCGGCGACCTGCTCGCGGCACGCGGGGCGAGCCTCCCGGCCATCCGCGTCACCCAGGAGCAGCCGGCCCACTTCCCCAGCCACCTGGCGGACGACGCCTGGCCGAGCTTCGTGCACTACCCGCTCGACGGCGGGGACGTGTACGGACTGCTCACACCGGGCGAGGGCGTCAAGGTCGGGTTCCACGGCACCGGGCCGGTCGTCGACCCGGACGCGCGGGACTTCACCGCGGTGCCGGAGGAGCTCAAGCGGCTGCAGGCGTACGTCGCGCGCTTCGTGCCAGGTGTCGATCCGACCGAGCCCTCGCCGATCAGCTGCCTGTACGACAACTCCCCCGACGACGACTTCGTGATGGACCGTCGCGGGCCGATCACCGTCGCGACGGGCTTCTCCGGTCACGGCTTCAAGTTCGCGCCGCTCCTCGGGGAGATGCTCGCGGACCTGGCGACCGGCGGCGCTCCGCACCCGAGGTTCGCGCTGGCCTGA
- a CDS encoding glycerate kinase has translation MHVVIAPDSFKGTATAAAVAAAIGEGWASERPDDTLTLMPMADGGEGTLDAFATAFPDARRVPITVTGPAGDPVDASWLALSDGRAVVELAATSGLPLLTTLQPDTAQTIGFGQAIAAALDAGATGLVLGIGGSASTDGGEGLLSALTLPDGSFRPLPPLGVSVLTDVTSPLLGPSGAAAVFGPQKGITPSRVPVHEERLTAWAARFPDVDPSTPGAGAAGGAGFGLLVWGATLVGGASGVASVLGLPGAIATADVVVTGEGRYDGQSAVGKVPSVVASLAAGRRRMLVAGAIDAPLDDWDAGASLTVIATQTTGSPSDALADPLRFARIAGQRLARMA, from the coding sequence GTGCACGTCGTGATCGCTCCTGACTCGTTCAAGGGGACCGCCACCGCGGCCGCCGTCGCCGCCGCGATCGGCGAGGGGTGGGCATCGGAGCGCCCGGACGACACCCTCACGCTCATGCCCATGGCGGACGGCGGAGAGGGCACGCTCGACGCCTTCGCGACCGCGTTCCCCGATGCCCGCCGCGTGCCGATCACCGTGACGGGGCCGGCTGGCGACCCCGTCGACGCCTCCTGGCTGGCGCTGTCCGACGGACGTGCGGTCGTCGAGCTCGCGGCGACGAGCGGGCTCCCGCTGCTGACGACGCTGCAGCCGGACACCGCGCAGACGATCGGCTTCGGGCAGGCGATCGCCGCAGCGCTCGACGCCGGGGCGACCGGGCTCGTGCTCGGCATCGGCGGGAGCGCGTCGACCGACGGGGGCGAGGGACTGCTGTCCGCGCTGACGCTCCCCGACGGGTCGTTCCGCCCGCTGCCGCCGCTCGGGGTCTCGGTGTTGACCGACGTCACATCACCCCTGCTCGGGCCGTCCGGTGCTGCGGCGGTGTTCGGTCCGCAGAAGGGCATCACCCCGTCGCGCGTTCCCGTGCACGAGGAACGACTGACGGCGTGGGCCGCGCGGTTCCCGGACGTCGACCCGTCCACGCCAGGAGCGGGTGCCGCGGGAGGTGCCGGATTCGGGCTGCTGGTGTGGGGCGCGACGCTCGTGGGTGGGGCGTCCGGGGTCGCCTCGGTGCTCGGGCTCCCCGGTGCCATCGCGACCGCCGACGTCGTGGTGACGGGTGAGGGGCGCTACGACGGGCAGAGTGCCGTGGGCAAGGTGCCGTCGGTCGTGGCCTCGCTCGCTGCAGGACGTCGGCGGATGCTCGTCGCGGGGGCGATCGACGCTCCGCTCGACGACTGGGACGCGGGTGCTTCCCTAACCGTCATCGCCACGCAGACCACTGGTTCACCGTCGGACGCGCTGGCCGACCCGTTGCGCTTCGCCCGGATCGCGGGGCAGCGCCTGGCTCGCATGGCCTGA
- a CDS encoding DUF2087 domain-containing protein — protein MQSALRRARQVVAATMNPAIPADRFEWVGPDGAVDREMLSETREAIELLLTDRAVLHVGRISDLPIEVNKRRELSNAIVRTAFDRLPSRRSINEETLNAALAMFVEDVALVRRDAVDSGMLVRSQDGSAYHLEGQ, from the coding sequence ATGCAATCCGCGCTCCGGCGTGCACGACAGGTGGTCGCGGCCACGATGAACCCGGCGATCCCGGCGGACCGGTTCGAGTGGGTCGGTCCCGACGGGGCGGTCGACCGTGAGATGTTGTCGGAGACCAGGGAAGCGATCGAGCTCCTCCTCACCGACCGGGCTGTCCTGCACGTCGGACGGATCAGTGATCTGCCGATCGAAGTCAACAAGCGTCGAGAACTCTCCAACGCCATCGTGCGCACCGCGTTCGATCGGTTGCCGAGCCGGCGCAGCATCAACGAGGAGACGCTGAACGCCGCACTCGCGATGTTCGTCGAGGACGTCGCGCTCGTCCGCCGCGACGCCGTCGACTCCGGCATGCTCGTCCGCTCCCAGGACGGCTCCGCCTATCACCTCGAAGGACAGTGA
- a CDS encoding NAD(P)-dependent alcohol dehydrogenase yields the protein MRTVNAYAAPSATEPLVKTTITRRDLGPNDVEIDIAYAGICHSDIHTVRGEWGPIQYPQVVGHEIVGHVSSVGEDVTKHKVGDRVGVGCMVNSCGECENCVAGEEQYCLKGNIQTYAGVDPADGSITQGGYSQAVVVNEDFVLRVPESLDIEKVAPLLCAGITTYSPLHHWKAGPGKRVAVVGMGGLGHMAVKIAVALGAEVTVLSQTTSKEADSLRYGAKAHYATKDAATFEQLASSFDLIINTVSAKIDMGAYLGLLAVDGTIVNVGAPAEPLEVPAFSLIGHRRSWAGSAIGGIRETQEMLDFCAEKGILPETELISADQINEAYERVLNSDVRYRFVIDAATLA from the coding sequence TTGCGCACCGTCAACGCGTACGCGGCACCGTCCGCCACCGAACCGCTCGTCAAGACCACGATCACCCGTCGTGACCTCGGCCCGAACGACGTCGAGATCGACATCGCCTACGCCGGCATCTGCCACTCGGACATCCACACCGTCCGCGGCGAGTGGGGCCCCATCCAGTACCCGCAGGTCGTCGGTCACGAGATCGTCGGCCACGTCTCGTCCGTCGGTGAGGACGTCACGAAGCACAAGGTCGGCGACCGCGTCGGCGTCGGCTGCATGGTGAACTCCTGCGGCGAGTGCGAGAACTGCGTCGCCGGCGAGGAGCAGTACTGCCTCAAGGGCAACATCCAGACCTACGCGGGCGTCGACCCGGCAGACGGTTCGATCACCCAGGGCGGGTACTCGCAGGCCGTCGTCGTGAACGAGGACTTCGTCCTCCGCGTCCCCGAGTCGCTCGACATCGAGAAGGTCGCGCCGCTGCTCTGCGCTGGCATCACGACCTACTCGCCGCTGCACCACTGGAAGGCCGGCCCCGGCAAGCGCGTCGCCGTCGTCGGCATGGGCGGCCTCGGCCACATGGCCGTGAAGATCGCCGTCGCCCTGGGCGCCGAGGTCACCGTCCTGTCGCAGACCACGTCGAAGGAAGCCGACTCGCTCCGCTACGGCGCGAAGGCGCACTACGCGACGAAGGACGCTGCGACCTTCGAGCAGCTGGCCAGCTCGTTCGACCTGATCATCAACACGGTGTCGGCGAAGATCGACATGGGCGCCTACCTGGGCCTCCTCGCCGTCGACGGCACGATCGTCAACGTCGGCGCCCCGGCCGAGCCCCTCGAGGTCCCCGCGTTCTCGCTCATCGGACACCGTCGCAGCTGGGCCGGTTCGGCCATCGGCGGCATCCGCGAGACCCAGGAGATGCTCGACTTCTGCGCCGAGAAGGGGATCCTCCCGGAGACCGAGCTCATCAGCGCCGACCAGATCAACGAGGCCTACGAGCGCGTCCTGAACTCGGACGTCCGCTACCGCTTCGTCATCGACGCGGCGACGCTGGCGTAG